In a single window of the Bradyrhizobium erythrophlei genome:
- the ilvD gene encoding dihydroxy-acid dehydratase, with product MKKWRSRVTTDGLDRAPHRAFMRAMGLDDDALAKPMIGVVSMKGEQTPCNMTHDFQVDAAKAGIAEAGGTPREFTTISVSDGISMNHEGMKFSLLSRELIADSIEAVVHGLAYDALIGFGGCDKTLPGVMMGMIRCNVPSIFIYGGSALPGRFEGKTLTVLDSYEAVGGFMTGEIDEATLAGIERACLPTIGACAGQFTANTMAMVSEAMGLTMPNVSMIPGAYAERAQVARRAGRLVMQMLQRSGPLPREIVTRKSLENGAAIVAATGGSTNAALHLPALANEAGISFTIDDVGEIFARTPLIGNLRPGGKYTAKDVYDIGGTAVVIRALVESGHIDGNCLSITGRTIAEEYGGANAPDGEVIFSTNTPIMPDGGVAVLKGNLCPDGAVIKVAGLKNLVFEGSARVFEDEEACVDAVRNRKYAAGEVLVIRNEGPVGGPGMREMLGVTALIYGQGMGEKVALITDGRFSGATRGMCIGYVSPESFVGGPLALVREGDRIRIDAGARRLDLLIDDNEFAKRRQAWRQRPPRHRAGALAKYARLVGQAPGGAVTHDGAAEWPWFDQPL from the coding sequence ATGAAGAAGTGGCGATCCCGCGTGACGACCGACGGCCTCGATCGTGCGCCCCACCGCGCCTTCATGCGGGCGATGGGCCTCGACGACGACGCGCTTGCCAAGCCGATGATCGGGGTCGTCAGCATGAAGGGCGAGCAGACGCCCTGCAACATGACCCATGATTTCCAGGTCGATGCCGCCAAGGCCGGAATTGCGGAAGCTGGCGGCACGCCGCGGGAATTCACCACGATCTCGGTGTCCGACGGCATCAGCATGAATCACGAAGGCATGAAATTCTCGCTTCTCTCGCGCGAGTTGATTGCGGATTCAATCGAAGCCGTGGTCCATGGCCTCGCCTACGACGCGCTGATCGGTTTTGGCGGATGCGACAAGACGCTTCCCGGCGTGATGATGGGGATGATCCGCTGCAACGTGCCGTCGATCTTCATCTATGGCGGCAGCGCGCTACCCGGACGGTTCGAGGGAAAAACTCTCACCGTGCTGGATTCCTACGAGGCCGTCGGTGGCTTCATGACCGGCGAAATCGACGAGGCGACGCTTGCGGGCATCGAGCGGGCCTGCCTGCCGACGATCGGCGCCTGCGCCGGGCAGTTCACCGCCAATACCATGGCGATGGTTTCCGAGGCGATGGGGCTGACCATGCCCAACGTGTCGATGATCCCCGGCGCCTATGCCGAACGCGCCCAAGTTGCGCGCCGGGCAGGGCGGCTGGTGATGCAGATGCTGCAGCGGAGCGGCCCGTTGCCGCGTGAAATCGTGACCCGAAAATCGCTGGAAAACGGCGCGGCCATTGTCGCAGCGACCGGTGGGTCTACCAACGCCGCGCTTCATCTCCCGGCGCTTGCCAACGAAGCCGGCATATCCTTCACCATCGACGACGTCGGCGAAATTTTTGCGCGAACGCCCTTGATCGGCAATTTGCGGCCGGGCGGAAAATATACTGCCAAGGATGTTTACGATATCGGCGGCACTGCCGTTGTGATCCGCGCGCTGGTCGAAAGCGGTCACATCGACGGCAATTGCCTGAGCATAACCGGCCGGACCATTGCCGAGGAATACGGCGGCGCCAATGCGCCCGATGGCGAGGTTATCTTCAGCACGAACACGCCGATCATGCCGGACGGCGGCGTGGCGGTTTTGAAGGGCAATCTTTGTCCTGATGGCGCAGTCATCAAGGTGGCCGGCCTCAAAAACCTGGTATTCGAAGGAAGCGCGCGCGTGTTCGAAGACGAGGAAGCGTGCGTCGATGCGGTGCGCAATCGCAAATACGCTGCCGGCGAGGTTCTCGTCATTCGCAATGAGGGCCCCGTCGGCGGCCCCGGCATGCGCGAGATGCTGGGCGTCACCGCGCTGATTTACGGGCAGGGCATGGGCGAGAAGGTCGCGCTCATCACCGACGGACGCTTCTCCGGCGCCACCCGCGGGATGTGCATCGGCTACGTCTCGCCGGAATCCTTCGTCGGCGGGCCGCTGGCGCTGGTGCGTGAAGGCGACCGTATCCGGATCGACGCCGGCGCGCGCCGCCTCGATCTCCTCATTGACGACAATGAGTTCGCGAAGCGGCGGCAGGCGTGGAGGCAGCGACCGCCGCGGCATCGGGCAGGGGCGCTGGCTAAATACGCGCGTCTGGTCGGGCAGGCGCCCGGCGGTGCCGTCACCCATGACGGTGCGGCGGAATGGCCCTGGTTCGATCAACCGTTATGA